In a genomic window of Taeniopygia guttata chromosome 13, bTaeGut7.mat, whole genome shotgun sequence:
- the UBE2B gene encoding ubiquitin-conjugating enzyme E2 B: MSTPARRRLMRDFKRLQEDPPVGVSGAPSENNIMQWNAVIFGPEGTPFEDGTFKLVIEFSEEYPNKPPTVRFLSKMFHPNVYADGSICLDILQNRWSPTYDVSSILTSIQSLLDEPNPNSPANSQAAQLYQENKREYEKRVSAIVEQSWNDS, from the exons ATGTCCACCCCGGCGCGCCGCCGCCTCATGCGCGACTTCAAGAG ATTGCAAGAAGACCCTCCTGTGGGTGTCAGTGGTGCACCATCTGAGAATAACATAATGCAATGGAATGCAGTTATATTTGG GCCAGAAGGGACACCTTTTGAAGATG GTACTTTTAAACTAGTAATAGAATTTTCCGAAGAATATCCAAATAAGCCTCCAACTGTTAGATTTTTATCAAAAATGTTCCATCCAAATG TGTATGCAGATGGCAGCATATGTTTAGATATTCTTCAGAATCGCTGGAGTCCAACATATGATGTTTCATCTATTTTAACTTCAATTCAG TCTCTGCTTGATGAACCCAATCCAAACAGTCCAGCAAACAGTCAGGCAGCACAACTTTACCAGGAGAACAAACGTGAATATGAGAAAAGAGTTTCAGCTATTGTTGAACAAAGTTGGAATGATTCGTAA